The following coding sequences are from one Amphiprion ocellaris isolate individual 3 ecotype Okinawa chromosome 19, ASM2253959v1, whole genome shotgun sequence window:
- the cabp5b gene encoding calcium-binding protein 5b, which yields MSVKQACIFLRGGTRRQSRTLTQDEIEELREAFVEFDKDKDGLISCKDLGNLMRTMGYMPTEMELIELGQNINMNSGGRVDFEDFVELMTPKLLDETAGMIGLKELKDAFREFDIDGDGAITSDELRHAMIKLLGEHASRTEIEAIVKEADNNGDGTVDFEEFVKMMSRT from the exons ATGAGTGTTAAACAAGCCTGCATCTTTCTCAGAGGAGGAACAAGAAGACAA TCAAGAACTCTGACACAGGATGAGATAGaag AGTTACGTGAGGCTTTTGTGGAGTTTGACAAGGATAAGGACGGTTTGATAAGCTGTAAAGATTTGGGGAATCTGATGAGGACCATGGGATACATGCCAACTGAGATGGAGCTGATAGAGCTGGGCCAAAACATCAACATGAACT CAGGAGGACGGGTAGATTTTGAAGATTTTGTGGAACTAATGACCCCCAAGCTGCTGGATGAAACTGCAGGGATGATTGGCTTGAAGGAACTCAAAGATGCTTTCAGGGAG TTTGATATAGATGGAGATGGCGCCATCACATCTGATGAGCTGAGACATGCTATGATAAAACTACTGGGGGAACATGCCAGCAGAACGGAAATCGAGGCAATTGTCAAGGAAGCTGACAACAACGGAGATGGAACAGTTGACTTTGAGG AgtttgtgaaaatgatgtcaagGACATAA
- the asphd1 gene encoding aspartate beta-hydroxylase domain-containing protein 2, protein MHWSMNTLPLPPYVELGVHSLSSLLWPVLLLFLWHCYRMGSDLPIPGHTHAGKLKSSSRRSMLSRSGSCIGTKCSARSKLSRSDQITPFISMETVEDEEQGRSYLTPVLSHALFPAQASAEAKKLYTALQEYAKRYSWVGMGRIHKGLREQVRLNDLSAIQKPHLFFLPDVPSVPFFPRDAHRHDIEVLEANYPAILAEFKGVYQRGIDSKSGWTSLGPKGQAVFSLYSAGVCVAGNCRSCPCTYRTLLSLRTFISSNSLGSAGFWLLGPGATLGSSYGPTNTRLRCHLGLQTPPLCELVVGGEPQCWSEGHCLLVDDSFLHTVSHKGQ, encoded by the exons ATGCACTGGTCAATGAACACACTGCCGCTGCCTCCGTATGTTGAGCTCGGCGTCCATTCACTGAGCAGCCTCCTGTGGCCTGTCCTGCTCTTGTTTCTGTGGCACTGCTACCGGATGGGTTCCGATCTGCCGATCCCGGGCCATACGCATGCTGGAAAGCTCAAGTCAAGTTCCAGACGCTCCATGTTGTCCCGTAGTGGGAGCTGCATTGGAACAAAGTGCAGTGCACGATCCAAGCTGTCGAGGAGCGATCAGATTACTCCCTTTATTTCCATGGAAACAGTGGAGGATGAGGAGCAGGGACGGAGCTACCTCACCCCAGTGCTGAGTCATGCCTTGTTCCCTGCCCAGGCATCTGCAGAAGCCAAGAAGCTGTACACAGCACTGCAGGAATATGCCAAACGCTACAGTTGGGTGGGCATGGGACGCATTCATAAGGGCCTCCGAGAGCAG GTCAGACTGAATGATCTCTCTGCTATACAGAAGCCTCATCTCTTCTTCCTGCCAGATGTCCCAAGTGTTCCTTTCTTCCCACGCGATGCGCATCGACATGACATTGAGGTCTTGGAAGCAAACTATCCTGCAATTTTGGCTGAATTCAAGGGTGTTTACCAGCGTGGCATCGACTCGAAATCAGGCTGGACCAGTTTAGGACCAAAG gggcAGGCAGTGTTTTCTTTGTACAGTGCAGGAGTCTGTGTGGCAGGAAACTGTCGCTCGTGTCCCTGCACGTACCGGACGCTTCTTTCTCTACGTACGTTTATAAGCAGCAACTCATTGGGATCTGCTGGATTTTGGCTGTTGGGACCCGGAGCGACGCTGGGGAGCTCGTACGGACCCACCAACACTCGCCTCCGGTGTCATCTTG GTCTGCAGACTCCACCGCTGTGTGAGCTGGTGGTGGGAGGAGAGCCTCAGTGCTGGTCAGAGGGTCACTGCCTCCTGGTCGATGACTCCTTCCTTCATACCGTCTCTCACAAGGGTCAGTGA